The window TACGAGGGGATCGACGAACTCGAGGCCAACCTCGCCGACGAACTCGCCGACGATTCGACGGCCGACCTCGAGCGGGAGGAGGCCGAGGAGATCGCCGAGCAGGTGACGAACGTCGAGATCGAGACGGTTCAGTTCGACCTCACCTCGAGCACCGAGGCGATGGATGCTAGCTGGACCGTCGAGATCAGCGAGTACGCGCCGCTGCTGACGTCCGCCGTCGAACTCAGCGAGGCCTCGATGGAAGACGAACTCGAGGGCGACGACGCGGACCAGTTCAGCGAGCAACTCGAGGACTTCGAGACCCGACTCGAGGCCCAGCAGGCTGCTGACCTCCGCTCGACCTTCGAGTGGGACGCGAGCGCGACCTACACGGACGACAACCGGATCGAAATCGAGGCGACGGCTACCGGCGATACGGAGAACTACGACGCGTACACGGACGAACTCGCCGACCGCGGGATCGACATGAGCGACGAGCGCGTCGTCTTCGAGTTCAACGCGGTCACCGAAGACGGCGAGATCAGCGTCGACGGCAACGTGGAGATCGGCACGGAGGATCTGGCACAGACCGCGCTCACCTCGGTCGCTGATTCGATCCGCCAAGAGCAGGACGCCGACCAACTGGGTGCATTCGCGTCCGCGCTCGAGGACTCCGAACTCGAGATCGCGAAGGTCGACGTCGACTTCGACAGCGACACCGTCGAACTCGAGGCCGGCGCGAAGTTCGACAGCACGGAATCGCTCCTCGAGGACGGTATCCTCGGCGAGAACGTCGTGCTGACGCAGATCGCCGGCGGGAGCGAGGACGGCGGAACCTACGTCTACGTCGAGGATCCCGACGGTGAGGAACTCGATCAGGACGCACTCGCCGAGCAGGGACTCGTCGACGACGACACCGAGGTCTACGAGCCCGGCGAGGGCGACCGCGAGTTCGCCGAGATGGACACCGAAGCGGCGACGAACTACCTCGGCGTCGAGGCCGACGGCGGCGACGGTATGCCCGGCTTCGGACCGGCCGCCGGACTGATCGGCGGCGGGATCGCCGTGGCGCTGCTCGCGGCGCGCCGACGCGTCTAACGGCGAGTCGTCGCACCCGTCGCGAACGGGTGTGATACGAATCGGGCGGTAAACTATTCGAGCCCGATCCAAACTACGCTTGATGGGGATAGACCCACAGCGGTGCGCTACGCGATGCTTTTGCTCGAGCCGAGGAATACCGGGTCAGACACCGGGTGGCGTCTCGAGGACGCCCTCGAGAGCGAGGCCACGCCAGCGTGGAGCTAAGAGCTGGCCCTGCCGTGAGGGAATCTCCCACCGCTACCGCTCCGGATGCGTCGGCGCGTCGAACCCGCCGCGAACCAGCGGTTTCGCGATGTGGCGGCGTGCACACGGCGGCACCTCGTACCAGCCTTCCTCGAGCTCGCGCTCGAGGGGCACCGCTTCCTTTCCGGGTGCGCTGGTTCCGCATTCACGGCAGCGATAGCCCTGATTGCGACCGGCACTCTCCATTCGGCGGGCGCAGTCCGGACAGGTCGGCGTCACTCGCTCGGTCGTCACGAGGTCTCGGACCGCGAACTTCTCGAGTTTGAGCGTTCCGCGCGAGACCTCGCCGCAGACGGTGAGCCGGTCGCCGGGCCGGAGCGCGCGAACCCGATCGCGGAACCGCTTGGTGGGTTCGAAGGCGGCGCACTCGAGGCGGTCTGCAGTGGGGTCGTCCTCCCCGTCCACTGCCGCCTTGTCCGCCCCGTTCGGCGGCGCGAGCTCGAAAAAGACGTGTCCGCCGCGTCGGGTTTCCGGCTCCGTTGCGACGCGTCCCTCGAGTCGGTATGCTTGGCCGTCCCGAACCGCGCCGATCGCCCCGTCCTGCAAGTGGACGTCGGTTCCCTGGTTCGTGACGAACAGCTGGCTCGAGGCGACCGGCTCGCTCGCGATTCGCTCGGCGACCGCGCGGACGGCCTCGGGATCGTCGCCGCGGATGCCGTGGAGGATCGGACCCGGCGTGTGCGGAACGCAGACCGTCTCGTTTTCGGCCCGGTCGACGGTATCCCAGACCTCGGGGTAGCCCCGGTCGGCCGCCGCGAAGACGCTCTCCGAATCGACCTCGCGCGGAGTCCCCCACCGATCGGGTTCGCGGTAGGAGATGTACTCGTAGGTCCACTCCTCGAGGGCGCGCCAGGCGCCGACGGCGGCCAGCGCCCCGATCCGACCGCGGCCGTTGCCGGCGCCCCACGCGCGGTAGCCGCGGCGCTCGAGGAGGTCGGTCGCCTCGGTAAGCGCGAGTTCCTCGCGGATCGCGCGGCGGGCAAATGTGGCGACGTCGTCGGGGATCGCGTCGGCTCCGTCGGAGCCGCCAAGGTCGACGTCGGCCACCACCAGCCCCGGGTTCGTCCGCTCGTCGGTCGTTTCCGCGAGCGTCTCGAGGTGCTCTCGAGCGACCTCGAACGCGCGGTCGGGGTCGCAGTCGGTGTGGATCGCCAGCGCGGCGTTGCCCCGCGTCTTGTACTCGACGGCCGGGTTGAGCCGCACGAGTAGGAGGCGCGTACCGTCGGCACCGTCCCGCCGCAGTCGCTCGGCGACCCGCGCGGCGACGTAGGTCGTGCACATCCCGCGCTCGCGGGAATCGGTGTCGTCGAGGCCGACGATGGTCATCGGCCGACCGTAACGGGGGCGCGGAGTAACCCCTTTCGGGACGCGCGCGGTCGTCGCGACTGGAACAATTTGGATCGTATAAACCCACCCGAGGGCGGCCCGACGAACCCAACCAGTATATAAGTATACTGCCGGTACAGATTCGAATCGCTACACGGCGGGCGGACATGGGGGAAACGCTCTTATACAAGGAATTGCTTACATATCCCTATGTCCCGCTCCGCACTGGTCGGCAACGTTACCGCGATGTTAGAGGACGCGGGATTCGTGGTAAGCGACCGGTGTGCGATCCGCCCGAAGAGCTTCGACGTCGCTGCGCGTCGCGGCGAGGACCTCATTCTCGTGAAGATCCTCGGTAACATCGACGCCTTCAACGAGGAAACCGGTCACGAGATGCGCCGCCTCGGCACCTACCTCGAGGCGACGCCGATGGTGATCGGCCTGCGCAGTCGCGACGAGGATCTCAAACCGGACGTCGTCTACTTCCGCCACGGCGTGCCCGTGTTGAGTCCCGACACCGCGTACAACCTGTTCATCGAGGACGTACCGCCGCTGATCTACGCCGCACCCGGCGGTCTCTACGTCAACATCGACGGCGACCTGCTGGCCGACGAACGCGAGGACCGCGACTGGAGCCTCGGCCGGCTGGCGAACGAACTCGGCGTCTCCCGCCGGACGGTCTCGAAGTACGAGGACGGCATGAACGCTTCCGTCGAGGTCGCGATGGAACTGCAGGAGATCTTCGACGCACCGTTGACCAGCCCGGTCAACGTCCTCGACGGCGCCGACGAGGTCCACGAAACCGAGTCGACGCCGGACGACCCCGAGGCCGATCCCGACGACGAACGGGTCGTCGCGGTGCTGACGCGGGCCGGCTACGAGGTGCACCCGACGCTGCGTTCGCCGTTCAAGGCCGTCAGCCGCGACGAGGAGGACGACGACGAGGACGTGGTCCTCACCGGCCACTCCGAGTTCACCAAAGCCGCCGAAAAGCGCGCGCGGATCATGAGCTCGATCGGCCACGTCACCCACACGCAGTCGGTCTACGTCGTCGACCGAGCGAAACGCGAGTCCGTCGACGGCACCGCGCTCGTCGAACGCGACGAACTCGACGACCTCCGCAACGCCGCTGAACTGCGGAAGGTCATCCGCGAGCGGTCGGAACACGAGGAGGCGGCGTAAGCTCGCGCCGCCTCTCGCGCTGACGCTTTTTGTTCCCCCGAGTCGCTACGCCGTCCCCGGGAGCCGACCGGTTCGCTCGAGGCCGACGAGCACGAGGACCAACGCGATGAGACAGATCGCGGCGCTGCCGAACACCGCGTCGTAGCCGTAGTCACGCTCGAGCAGGACGCCCAGCGCGGACGAGCCGAGCGATTGGGTGAGCATCCAGACGGAACTGAACACCGCGTAGGCGCTGCCTCGTGACGAGTCGGGCAGCGTCTCGAGGAGGAACGTGTCCGTGGCCGGAAACAGGGCGTGGATGACGAAGCCGACGATCGCGCTGAGGACGACCAGCGCGACCAGCCCCTCGACCAGCGTCAGCGCGAACAGGCTCGCGGCGAACGCGCCGACGACGCCGAGCAGGTACGGCACGTGCGGGAACCGATCGGCCAGATCGCCGCTGAAGAAAAAGGCGGGAACCCCGGCGGCGAAGATGACCGTCAGCAGGACTCCGGCCATCCCGTCGGAGAGCCCTTTCGACTGCATGTAGAGTTCGTAGAAGTTGAACACGCCCTGCCACACGAAGACGGGCGCGCCGACGATCGCGAGCGACGTGCAGATGAGGCGCCACTCCGAGAGCGCGCCGGCGACGAAGTCCCGGTCGGCCTGCCCCGCCGTGGGGAGGTCGGTGTTTCGCGCCGCGAGCCACGTGTAGAGCGTTATCACCGCCGTGCCGACGGCGATCGCCCACAGCGAGAGCCGCCAGGTAACCAACAGTGCGACCGCGACGAAGGGGGCGGCGATCACCGCGGCGATCTGGCTGGCCGCACCGTGGATGCCGACGATGCGGCCGACCCGCGACGGGAACAGTTCGCTCAGCAGCGGGTTCGCCGAGACGAAGTAGACGCCGGAAGCGACACCCATGAGGAACGCGCCGGCCATCAGATGCGGGACCGTCGTCGCGGTCGCCGCGATACCGGACGAGACCGCGAGAAACGTCCCGGAGCCGAGCACGACCTGATGGCGCGGCAGCCGCGTCAGCAGCCAGCCCGTCGGCAACCGGAGCGAGGCGCTCCCGAGCCACGCGAGCGTCACGATGAGCCCCGCGGTCGCCTCGCCGATCGCGAACTCCCCGATGAAAACGTTCAGCAGCGGCGCGAAGACTACCCTCGCAAGGTTGATGAAGAAAACGAGTCCGCAGAGGGATGCAAAGAGTCGTGCGCGAGTCACGGTCAGTATTTCTAACACCCCATCTCAAGGGTTCCGAAACCGGCAGCGGGCTGCCGGTTAGCGATCGCAGTGGTAACGTGAGCCACCGTTCCCTCGAGCGCGAACGCGCTGTCAGGTCCGCCATCGGGCAGTACTGCTGCTCGAGACACTCGGCGGTTGAAAGCGGAAAAACGAGAAACCTCAGGCCACGATGCGGAACGCTCGCGGCCTACGCGTACGTCTCCTCGAGGTACTCGACGATGTCGTCGCTTTCGTTCATCCCTTCGACGCCGTTGGCCTCGTCGGTGATGACGGGCACGCCGGTCTGGCCGCTGACTGCCTCGACTTCGGTGCGGTCCTCGTGGGACCGGGGCACCTCGATGACGTCGTACTCGAGGTCGAGTTCGTCGAGTTTCGAGCGGACCTTCGCGCAGTACGGACAGCCGGGGAGTTCGTACATCGTGATGTCAGCCATACCGATTCGTAGCCGCGGAAGACGTATCAGCCCACCGGTCGGCCGAGCGGTTGCCGGTGTCCGGTCCGATTGGGAATCGACTGCTCGACGAATCGCAGGCCGAGAGCCGACGTTAGAACGAGAGCATGCCCGCGTCGACGGCGAAGTACGTCGCGAAGTAGAGCACGAAGGCGATCGCGAGCGCCCACTGGCCGGGCGAGACGTCGTCGGCCTCACCCATGGCGGCTTTGACGACCGGGTAGCTCATGATCCCGGCGGCCAGCCCGTTCGAGATCGAAGCGGTCAGCGGCATGACGGTGATCGTCAGGCCGCCGGCGATCGCCCACGCGGGGTCCTGCCAGTCGATGTCGGCGACGCCCTGGAGCATGATGATCCCGACGACGACTAAGGCGAGGTAGGTCGCGTACTGGGGAATCGCGCTCATCAGCGGCACGGCGAGCAGCGACACCAGAAAAAGCAGTCCGACGACGAGCGCGGTGAAGCCGGTTCGCCCGCCTTCCTCGACGCCGGTCGAGGACTCGATGTAGGTCGTCACCGTCGAGGTGCCGATCATCGCGCCGACGGTGGTGCCGATCGCGTCGGCCATCAGCGGCTTCTCGATCTCGGGGAGGTCGCCGTTCTCGTCGAGGAAACCGCCGATCTGAGAGACGCCGATGAGCGTCCCGGCGGTGTCGAAGAAGTCGACGAAGAAGAACGTGAAGACGACGAGGACGAAGACGAGCGGATCGTCGGTGATCTGTCCGAGTCCGTCGATGAAGCCGGCGATAAGCGGCGTGAAGTCGTACTGAACGCTCGCGATCAGATCGAGGATTCCGCCGCCGGTAATCTGTTGGTACGTGTTGCCGTCGACGAGCGTACCCGGTTCGGCGACGCCGGCGAGGGTGAGCACCCAGCCGGCGATCGCCGTGAGAACGATGCCGATAACGATCGCGCCGCGAACGCCGCGAGCGTGCAGAACGAGCATCACGGCGAGGCCGACGACCGAGAGCGCCGCGACGGCGCTGGTTGCAACGTTCCCCATCGTGACGAGCGTCGCGGGATCCGCGACGACGATCTGCATCTCCTGCAGCCCGAGGAAGAGCAGATAGACACCGATACCGGCTCCGACCGCGAACTTGACGGGTTCGGGGAAGAGTTCGATGATGTACCGGCGGGCCCCGACCGCCGTCAGGATGATAAAGATGATCCCCTCGACGAAGACCGCCGCGAGCGCGACTTGCCACGGGACGCCGAGGCTGAGGACGACGGTGTAGGCGAAGAAGGCGTTTAGCCCCATGCCGGGCGCGAGGCCGAACGGCCTGTTCGCGTAGAACGCCATCACGGAAATGGCGACGACCGACGAGAGGATCGTCGCCACGGCAACCATCTGGAAGATTTCGGGTTGTTCGTAGCCGTCGATCTGGATCGCCTCGCTCAGGATCGCCGGGTTGACGACGATGATGTACGACATCGCCAGAAAGGTCGTAATCCCCGCGATCAGTTCGGTCTCGAGGTCGGTATCGTGTTCATCGAAGCCGAAGTACCGGTCGATAGCCCCCATGTTGGATGCTCGAGCATAGAAACACGGGTTAGTTAAAGGTTCTTGTCCGC is drawn from Halopiger aswanensis and contains these coding sequences:
- a CDS encoding tRNA(Ile)(2)-agmatinylcytidine synthase gives rise to the protein MTIVGLDDTDSRERGMCTTYVAARVAERLRRDGADGTRLLLVRLNPAVEYKTRGNAALAIHTDCDPDRAFEVAREHLETLAETTDERTNPGLVVADVDLGGSDGADAIPDDVATFARRAIREELALTEATDLLERRGYRAWGAGNGRGRIGALAAVGAWRALEEWTYEYISYREPDRWGTPREVDSESVFAAADRGYPEVWDTVDRAENETVCVPHTPGPILHGIRGDDPEAVRAVAERIASEPVASSQLFVTNQGTDVHLQDGAIGAVRDGQAYRLEGRVATEPETRRGGHVFFELAPPNGADKAAVDGEDDPTADRLECAAFEPTKRFRDRVRALRPGDRLTVCGEVSRGTLKLEKFAVRDLVTTERVTPTCPDCARRMESAGRNQGYRCRECGTSAPGKEAVPLERELEEGWYEVPPCARRHIAKPLVRGGFDAPTHPER
- a CDS encoding transcriptional regulator, coding for MSRSALVGNVTAMLEDAGFVVSDRCAIRPKSFDVAARRGEDLILVKILGNIDAFNEETGHEMRRLGTYLEATPMVIGLRSRDEDLKPDVVYFRHGVPVLSPDTAYNLFIEDVPPLIYAAPGGLYVNIDGDLLADEREDRDWSLGRLANELGVSRRTVSKYEDGMNASVEVAMELQEIFDAPLTSPVNVLDGADEVHETESTPDDPEADPDDERVVAVLTRAGYEVHPTLRSPFKAVSRDEEDDDEDVVLTGHSEFTKAAEKRARIMSSIGHVTHTQSVYVVDRAKRESVDGTALVERDELDDLRNAAELRKVIRERSEHEEAA
- a CDS encoding MFS transporter, which produces MTRARLFASLCGLVFFINLARVVFAPLLNVFIGEFAIGEATAGLIVTLAWLGSASLRLPTGWLLTRLPRHQVVLGSGTFLAVSSGIAATATTVPHLMAGAFLMGVASGVYFVSANPLLSELFPSRVGRIVGIHGAASQIAAVIAAPFVAVALLVTWRLSLWAIAVGTAVITLYTWLAARNTDLPTAGQADRDFVAGALSEWRLICTSLAIVGAPVFVWQGVFNFYELYMQSKGLSDGMAGVLLTVIFAAGVPAFFFSGDLADRFPHVPYLLGVVGAFAASLFALTLVEGLVALVVLSAIVGFVIHALFPATDTFLLETLPDSSRGSAYAVFSSVWMLTQSLGSSALGVLLERDYGYDAVFGSAAICLIALVLVLVGLERTGRLPGTA
- a CDS encoding glutaredoxin family protein, translated to MADITMYELPGCPYCAKVRSKLDELDLEYDVIEVPRSHEDRTEVEAVSGQTGVPVITDEANGVEGMNESDDIVEYLEETYA
- a CDS encoding NCS2 family permease, producing MGAIDRYFGFDEHDTDLETELIAGITTFLAMSYIIVVNPAILSEAIQIDGYEQPEIFQMVAVATILSSVVAISVMAFYANRPFGLAPGMGLNAFFAYTVVLSLGVPWQVALAAVFVEGIIFIILTAVGARRYIIELFPEPVKFAVGAGIGVYLLFLGLQEMQIVVADPATLVTMGNVATSAVAALSVVGLAVMLVLHARGVRGAIVIGIVLTAIAGWVLTLAGVAEPGTLVDGNTYQQITGGGILDLIASVQYDFTPLIAGFIDGLGQITDDPLVFVLVVFTFFFVDFFDTAGTLIGVSQIGGFLDENGDLPEIEKPLMADAIGTTVGAMIGTSTVTTYIESSTGVEEGGRTGFTALVVGLLFLVSLLAVPLMSAIPQYATYLALVVVGIIMLQGVADIDWQDPAWAIAGGLTITVMPLTASISNGLAAGIMSYPVVKAAMGEADDVSPGQWALAIAFVLYFATYFAVDAGMLSF